From Polynucleobacter sp. MWH-Braz-FAM2G, a single genomic window includes:
- a CDS encoding DUF1330 domain-containing protein — protein MTTYKTTKVIGLIQLQDHNAFDEYRRQVGQTVEKYQGTIQSRGTITEIFWNELEIAPFTAYVELEFPNAQSAHAWANSPEYQALVPIRNQAMKLTLFGIST, from the coding sequence ATGACGACTTATAAGACAACTAAAGTGATTGGCCTTATTCAATTGCAGGACCACAATGCCTTTGATGAATACCGTAGACAAGTTGGGCAAACGGTAGAAAAATACCAAGGGACAATCCAAAGTCGAGGGACTATTACCGAAATTTTCTGGAATGAGTTAGAAATCGCCCCTTTTACCGCCTATGTGGAACTTGAATTTCCAAACGCTCAAAGTGCGCATGCTTGGGCCAATAGCCCTGAGTACCAAGCTCTAGTGCCGATTCGGAATCAAGCTATGAAGCTGACCCTATTTGGCATCTCTACCTAG
- a CDS encoding cupin: MNTEQFLQLLQEEGFPEPVEVQQIPNGCLGIHTHPFEVKALVTKGSIQILLGAQATNYQVGEMFQLAFEQAHAESYGPEGVIYLASRRSV; encoded by the coding sequence ATGAATACCGAGCAATTTCTGCAGTTACTTCAGGAGGAGGGATTTCCTGAGCCAGTAGAAGTTCAACAAATTCCTAATGGATGTTTGGGAATACACACCCATCCTTTTGAGGTGAAGGCCTTGGTAACCAAAGGGAGTATCCAAATACTTCTAGGTGCACAGGCCACCAACTATCAAGTTGGAGAGATGTTCCAGTTAGCCTTTGAGCAAGCTCATGCAGAATCTTATGGCCCCGAAGGGGTAATTTATCTTGCCTCTAGAAGATCAGTTTGA
- the selD gene encoding selenide, water dikinase SelD yields the protein MNTQNLNTEPRLTSLSHGGGCGCKIAPGVLSEILKDVPQLPFPKELLIGIETSDDAAVYQINESQAIVATTDFFMPIVDDPFDFGKIAATNAISDIYAMGGTPLFALALVGMPIKVLSNKTIARILEGGAETCRSAGIPIAGGHTIDSVEPIYGLVAIGLVDPKRVKSNASAQPGDVLILGKPLGVGVLSAALKKDLLGSDGYREMISNTTKLNTAGPDLAKLTGVHALTDVTGFGLAGHTLELARGSHCTAHIDWSQVPLLSNVQALADDGVITGASERNWLSYGNEVGLPENFTPAQRALLTDPQTSGGLLVSCSSDSVKQVLDIFNQHHFLGARVIGQMSKRQDKSLVISN from the coding sequence ATGAACACACAAAATCTCAATACCGAACCACGCCTTACCTCCCTCTCGCATGGTGGGGGTTGTGGCTGCAAAATTGCACCTGGCGTGCTTTCTGAAATTCTGAAAGATGTTCCGCAATTGCCATTTCCAAAGGAATTACTCATCGGCATAGAAACCTCTGATGATGCTGCCGTTTATCAAATTAACGAGTCGCAAGCCATAGTAGCAACCACAGATTTTTTCATGCCGATCGTCGATGATCCATTTGACTTTGGAAAAATTGCAGCAACCAATGCGATTAGTGATATTTATGCAATGGGTGGAACACCGTTGTTTGCGCTTGCATTAGTTGGAATGCCAATTAAGGTGCTCTCAAATAAAACTATCGCCCGAATTTTAGAAGGCGGGGCAGAAACTTGTCGTAGTGCAGGTATACCGATTGCTGGTGGCCACACGATTGATTCTGTAGAGCCAATTTATGGTTTAGTGGCGATAGGGCTCGTTGATCCTAAACGCGTTAAAAGCAATGCAAGCGCCCAACCTGGCGATGTACTCATTCTAGGAAAACCACTAGGTGTCGGAGTTTTATCAGCAGCCCTCAAAAAGGATCTATTAGGTTCTGATGGCTATCGTGAAATGATTTCCAACACCACCAAGTTAAATACGGCAGGCCCTGATTTAGCCAAACTGACGGGAGTACACGCATTAACCGATGTCACGGGATTTGGTTTAGCTGGTCATACACTTGAATTAGCGCGAGGCTCCCACTGTACTGCCCATATTGACTGGAGCCAAGTCCCCCTTCTCTCCAACGTACAAGCCTTAGCTGACGACGGAGTCATTACCGGCGCTTCAGAACGTAATTGGCTGAGTTATGGCAATGAAGTGGGACTACCAGAAAACTTCACACCAGCTCAACGTGCTCTATTAACTGATCCACAAACGAGCGGTGGCTTGTTGGTGTCTTGCAGTTCTGATAGTGTGAAACAAGTGCTAGACATTTTTAATCAACATCACTTCTTGGGTGCTCGCGTTATTGGTCAAATGAGCAAGCGTCAAGACAAGTCTCTAGTGATCTCAAACTGA
- a CDS encoding TlpA disulfide reductase family protein — translation MPINKPARELTLALAFSLLALMCFSAHAEWRPPAQLGLSPNAPPLQLNNLAGKSIDIANFKGKVVVVNFWASWCEPCREEFEELSQLQENYSAKGLVVLAVNLAEMKPRIMQFLKGNGFSENSIEILLDRNSTTYKSWKARGLPTTFLVSKSGKIEGVWIGAIENIDSNEVKGRIEVLLRQ, via the coding sequence ATGCCTATCAATAAGCCAGCCAGAGAACTTACTCTTGCGCTGGCTTTTTCTTTGCTAGCGCTCATGTGTTTTTCAGCTCACGCTGAGTGGCGTCCGCCGGCGCAACTAGGGCTCTCCCCTAACGCTCCCCCACTCCAACTAAATAACCTTGCTGGTAAATCAATTGATATTGCAAATTTCAAGGGCAAAGTGGTAGTCGTCAATTTTTGGGCGAGTTGGTGTGAACCGTGTCGCGAAGAGTTTGAAGAGCTCAGTCAACTTCAAGAAAATTATAGTGCCAAAGGTTTGGTTGTTTTAGCGGTAAATCTGGCTGAAATGAAGCCACGTATCATGCAGTTTCTAAAGGGCAATGGGTTCTCTGAAAATAGCATTGAAATATTGCTCGATCGCAATAGTACAACTTATAAATCCTGGAAGGCTCGTGGCTTACCAACTACCTTTCTTGTTAGCAAAAGCGGAAAAATTGAAGGTGTTTGGATTGGGGCAATCGAAAATATTGATAGCAACGAAGTTAAAGGGAGAATAGAAGTTCTTTTGCGTCAATAA
- a CDS encoding transglutaminase family protein has product MTTSRRSAIKTIIGAFTIPSLNPIASAFAQSSPEWTTYEIVTEVNLDSPKGSAETWIPLPLVLDTDYFRTLAIRPEASDPKAINQIYETPDKQARMLWTKWDKSAQNHSVKVSILVSTRNRNLEISTPNPALKLSKEEQRFWTRPTKYLPTDGIVKVKAQECLAGLPANATDVDKAKAIYNWVVDNTHRNPKTRGCGQGDVKLMLETNNLGGKCADINAVFVALARSAGLPARDVYGIRIADSARGYKSLGKSGDITKAQHCRAEFYASGYGWMPVDPADVRKVILEETGGLAVTDPKVIAIRDYLFGNWEMNWMAYNYDHDIALPGSKLGSKGDIPFLMYPQAENIEGRFDSLDPDNFKYKITSRRIG; this is encoded by the coding sequence ATGACCACCTCCCGCCGCTCTGCTATTAAAACAATTATTGGCGCATTTACTATCCCATCACTCAACCCAATTGCTTCTGCTTTTGCTCAATCTTCACCAGAGTGGACTACTTATGAGATCGTCACTGAAGTTAACCTAGATTCCCCGAAAGGAAGCGCGGAAACTTGGATTCCGCTGCCTTTAGTTTTAGATACGGATTACTTCAGAACATTGGCCATTCGTCCTGAGGCTAGCGACCCTAAGGCGATCAATCAAATTTATGAAACACCAGATAAGCAAGCTCGCATGCTATGGACCAAATGGGATAAATCAGCACAAAACCATTCGGTAAAAGTTTCAATCTTAGTGAGCACTCGCAATCGCAATCTAGAAATCTCCACGCCAAATCCAGCGCTAAAACTCTCAAAAGAAGAACAGCGCTTTTGGACACGCCCTACTAAATATCTTCCAACCGATGGGATTGTGAAAGTAAAAGCTCAAGAATGTCTTGCAGGCCTACCAGCGAATGCTACTGATGTTGATAAAGCAAAAGCTATCTATAACTGGGTTGTAGATAACACCCACCGAAATCCAAAGACACGTGGTTGCGGTCAAGGTGATGTCAAACTCATGCTCGAAACCAATAATCTTGGCGGCAAGTGTGCGGACATTAATGCTGTATTTGTGGCGCTTGCTCGCTCTGCTGGACTGCCTGCTCGTGATGTGTATGGCATTCGCATTGCCGACTCCGCTCGTGGCTATAAGAGTCTAGGTAAGTCTGGAGACATTACAAAAGCGCAACATTGCCGTGCAGAGTTTTATGCATCTGGTTATGGGTGGATGCCAGTGGATCCGGCGGATGTACGCAAGGTGATACTCGAAGAAACTGGCGGCTTGGCAGTGACCGATCCTAAAGTAATCGCTATTCGTGATTACCTTTTTGGTAATTGGGAAATGAATTGGATGGCATACAACTATGATCACGACATCGCGCTCCCAGGCTCGAAGCTAGGCAGCAAAGGTGACATCCCCTTCTTAATGTATCCGCAAGCGGAAAATATCGAAGGTCGTTTTGATTCTCTTGATCCGGATAACTTTAAATACAAAATTACTAGTAGACGTATAGGCTAA
- a CDS encoding hotdog domain-containing protein — protein sequence MTTSSNPPFIYRVCYSDTDAAGFIYHGRYLEIFERSRAEWLALRDLSPTKLINEFGILLPVRELKMNFYKPGRLDDILFIDQVIEHRGRTQVAVKQTAQRRVSQGNIEDMEVIASAVLHIVCVDTTSLKPKAFPDWLFNAE from the coding sequence ATGACCACAAGTTCTAATCCTCCATTTATTTATCGTGTTTGTTATTCAGATACGGATGCTGCTGGCTTTATTTACCATGGTCGCTATTTAGAGATATTTGAGCGTAGTCGTGCTGAATGGCTAGCCCTACGAGACCTTAGCCCCACTAAGTTAATTAACGAGTTTGGAATATTGTTACCAGTTCGCGAACTAAAAATGAATTTCTATAAACCAGGTCGCCTCGATGACATTCTTTTTATAGATCAAGTGATCGAACATCGTGGGCGTACGCAGGTTGCAGTAAAGCAAACAGCGCAAAGAAGAGTGTCTCAAGGAAATATCGAAGATATGGAAGTAATTGCCAGTGCTGTGCTCCATATTGTGTGCGTTGACACAACTAGCCTAAAACCCAAAGCCTTCCCCGACTGGTTATTTAACGCCGAGTGA
- a CDS encoding GNAT family N-acetyltransferase has product MDFNALEIAIKTWQDAKKDAFFIRETVFIQEQGVPAALEIDEYDPSAAHALAFEGAECVGTGRLVKLGVGEFQIGKMAVLARFRGRGIGKQILKKLVDLARTQGAIKIILHSQISAIPFYEKLGFQATGPGYDEAGITHRNMILVIAP; this is encoded by the coding sequence TTGGACTTCAATGCCTTGGAAATAGCTATCAAAACGTGGCAGGATGCAAAAAAGGATGCTTTTTTCATCCGGGAAACCGTATTCATTCAGGAGCAAGGGGTCCCCGCCGCTCTTGAAATAGATGAATATGACCCCTCAGCTGCTCACGCACTTGCTTTCGAGGGCGCAGAATGCGTCGGAACTGGTAGGCTCGTCAAATTGGGAGTTGGCGAGTTTCAAATTGGAAAAATGGCTGTCCTTGCTAGATTTAGAGGCCGGGGGATTGGTAAGCAAATTCTAAAGAAACTAGTTGATTTGGCCAGAACCCAAGGTGCAATAAAGATCATTTTGCACTCACAGATAAGCGCCATCCCCTTTTACGAAAAACTGGGGTTTCAAGCCACAGGACCTGGCTATGATGAGGCTGGTATTACTCATCGTAATATGATTCTTGTTATTGCCCCCTGA
- a CDS encoding molybdopterin-binding protein yields the protein MELKVKLSARNTLNGKVVELKMGQTTSHVKLDIGGGHIVTASITNEAVDELNLKVGDEAWAVIKASDVMIAKSA from the coding sequence ATGGAACTTAAAGTAAAACTCAGCGCTCGTAATACACTCAACGGAAAAGTCGTGGAGCTGAAGATGGGCCAAACCACTTCACACGTGAAGTTGGATATTGGCGGCGGACACATTGTGACCGCCTCCATCACTAATGAGGCGGTCGATGAACTCAATCTCAAGGTTGGTGATGAAGCTTGGGCAGTCATTAAGGCCTCTGATGTCATGATTGCGAAGAGCGCATAA
- a CDS encoding substrate-binding domain-containing protein, which yields MRHISTRFIATLLIAFSFFANTATAQEKSIVVSSTTSTEQSGLFGYILPIFKMKTGIEVKVVAVGTGQALDIGRRGDADVVFVHDKPAEEKFVEEGFSTKRYEVMYNDFILIGPKSDPAKIAGGKDIQVAFQKIAASQAPFVSRGDKSGTHAAELRYWKGAGISVAPSPSWYKETGSGMGPALNTASAMNGYILADRGTWLSFKNRGDLVILVQGDPKLFNQYGVMLVNPAKFPHVKKVQGQEFIDWLISKNGQDVIASYKIDGEQLFFPNAKN from the coding sequence ATGAGACATATTTCAACACGCTTCATTGCCACCCTACTAATTGCATTTTCTTTCTTTGCAAATACCGCGACTGCCCAAGAGAAAAGCATAGTAGTTTCATCAACCACCTCTACTGAGCAATCCGGTCTTTTCGGCTACATACTCCCTATCTTTAAAATGAAAACAGGAATTGAAGTAAAGGTGGTTGCAGTCGGCACTGGTCAAGCGCTGGATATTGGTCGACGCGGTGATGCGGATGTCGTGTTTGTACACGATAAGCCTGCAGAGGAAAAATTTGTAGAGGAAGGTTTTTCAACCAAACGCTATGAAGTGATGTACAACGACTTCATATTGATTGGACCCAAGTCAGATCCAGCAAAAATTGCAGGGGGAAAAGACATTCAAGTTGCGTTCCAAAAAATTGCCGCTTCGCAAGCTCCTTTTGTTTCTCGTGGAGACAAAAGTGGCACCCATGCGGCAGAACTGCGCTACTGGAAAGGCGCTGGTATATCAGTTGCACCGAGCCCATCTTGGTATAAAGAAACAGGCTCAGGCATGGGCCCTGCCCTCAACACTGCTTCAGCCATGAATGGTTACATTTTGGCTGACCGCGGAACCTGGTTGAGCTTCAAAAATCGCGGTGATCTGGTCATCTTAGTCCAGGGAGATCCAAAACTATTTAATCAGTACGGCGTCATGCTCGTAAACCCAGCTAAATTCCCGCACGTCAAAAAAGTACAAGGTCAAGAATTTATCGACTGGCTTATCTCAAAGAATGGACAGGATGTAATTGCTAGCTACAAGATTGATGGCGAGCAACTCTTCTTTCCTAATGCCAAGAATTAA
- a CDS encoding substrate-binding domain-containing protein — protein sequence MRIQIRPTLVFGHKGAKDPAVIDLVWLTDLLRDIDQGKTLVSACKKAGLSYRNVWQKVNEVEEALGFKLMDRVRGHGSQLSEYAHYLIQFIDDFDDKTRRLGQTSLSHLEEGFAQFRVKSEKRWSLASSSDPIIQQVMGGVDRIDLSIAGSGEALERLLNYEVDMAGFHVSDPQASKTIAKRLQKEGMQIFPVMKRVQGLMIEKGNPLNITRLKDLVRPNIRFINRQRSSGTRLLLDTALAKEGIDPKKIKGYDNEEFTHSAIATSILAKKADVGMGVKSVALENGLDFIQIKDEVFFLAMREELVLNKDIGKFVRKIRQLSEEVPGYKSVGLKRQIAGWI from the coding sequence ATGCGAATCCAAATTAGACCTACACTGGTTTTTGGTCATAAGGGCGCCAAAGACCCTGCTGTAATTGATTTGGTTTGGCTTACAGACCTGTTAAGGGACATTGATCAGGGAAAAACTTTAGTTTCAGCTTGCAAGAAGGCTGGACTCTCATATCGCAATGTTTGGCAGAAAGTAAATGAGGTTGAGGAGGCGCTGGGATTTAAGCTAATGGATCGTGTTCGAGGGCATGGGTCGCAACTGTCTGAGTATGCACATTACCTTATCCAGTTCATTGACGATTTTGACGACAAAACTCGTCGATTGGGTCAAACTAGCCTGTCACATCTCGAAGAGGGTTTTGCGCAGTTTAGGGTGAAATCAGAAAAGCGTTGGAGCTTGGCTAGTAGTAGTGATCCAATTATTCAACAGGTTATGGGTGGAGTAGATCGAATTGATTTATCTATTGCGGGCTCAGGTGAGGCACTGGAGCGACTCTTAAATTATGAAGTTGACATGGCGGGTTTTCATGTATCGGATCCCCAAGCTTCAAAAACAATTGCTAAGCGCTTGCAAAAAGAAGGCATGCAAATTTTTCCTGTAATGAAGCGTGTTCAAGGTCTCATGATTGAAAAAGGTAATCCCCTTAATATCACTCGCCTAAAGGATTTGGTTCGTCCAAATATTCGGTTTATTAATCGCCAAAGAAGCTCTGGTACTAGGTTGCTGCTAGATACGGCTCTTGCTAAAGAGGGCATTGATCCTAAAAAGATCAAAGGTTATGACAACGAAGAATTTACCCATTCGGCTATAGCAACCTCCATCTTGGCCAAAAAGGCAGATGTAGGCATGGGAGTGAAAAGCGTCGCCCTTGAAAATGGTCTTGATTTCATACAAATAAAAGACGAAGTATTTTTCTTGGCGATGCGTGAGGAATTAGTCTTAAATAAAGATATCGGAAAGTTTGTTCGCAAAATACGACAGCTTTCAGAAGAGGTGCCTGGTTATAAGTCTGTGGGATTAAAGCGGCAAATTGCTGGCTGGATATAA
- the modA gene encoding molybdate ABC transporter substrate-binding protein — translation MRRILFLVCFFIAQAVHAQVTTIAVAANLKDAFSEILLAFKSSSTPAMRMVYGSSGNLSAQIMNGAPFNLFIAADEHFPLELYKNGKTVDDGAIYAIGKLAIITNASSGISLLGGKTAVAQAIGKANKVAIAKPELAPYGKAAVDYLQAQGLWDLAKDKLVYADNIGAATAYVLSGAADVGFTALSLAKSPDVAKQTHFLLLDDGLYKPIKQRMVLIKGAPKEAVDLYRFMQEPQAKSILQKYGYITP, via the coding sequence TTGCGCCGAATACTTTTTCTAGTCTGCTTTTTTATTGCGCAAGCAGTTCATGCGCAAGTGACTACTATTGCTGTAGCCGCCAATCTGAAAGATGCGTTTTCTGAGATTCTGCTTGCATTTAAATCTTCAAGCACGCCTGCAATGAGGATGGTTTATGGATCATCCGGAAACTTGAGCGCTCAAATTATGAACGGCGCACCCTTTAATTTATTTATTGCGGCTGATGAGCATTTTCCACTTGAGCTATATAAAAACGGTAAGACGGTGGATGATGGTGCGATATATGCAATTGGTAAGTTGGCGATTATCACCAATGCTTCTTCTGGAATTTCTTTGCTTGGCGGTAAAACGGCGGTTGCTCAGGCTATTGGTAAGGCGAATAAAGTTGCCATTGCTAAACCTGAACTTGCTCCGTATGGCAAAGCAGCAGTGGATTACTTACAAGCGCAGGGTCTATGGGATCTAGCGAAAGACAAGCTTGTGTATGCTGACAATATTGGGGCAGCAACTGCCTATGTGTTGAGTGGTGCGGCGGATGTTGGATTTACCGCTTTATCACTTGCTAAATCGCCTGATGTAGCTAAACAAACACATTTTTTGTTGCTTGATGATGGGTTATACAAACCTATTAAACAGCGCATGGTTTTGATAAAGGGCGCACCAAAAGAGGCGGTCGATCTGTATCGCTTTATGCAAGAGCCTCAAGCCAAATCTATTCTTCAAAAGTACGGCTACATTACTCCATAG
- a CDS encoding FMN-binding negative transcriptional regulator translates to MYLPKHFLVEDPVLLGQLISEYPLATIVANLDGHFEINHLPLMLSVDGTKLYGHIAKMNPLTKVASSSNTSVTAIFHGPNAYVTPSWYPSKQETGKVVPTWNYATVHAEGFIKLIDDPQWLRSHVSQMTDIHEPTYQSTWKLDDAPEEYVQTMLKAIIGIEIEVKSLIGKFKLSQNRPAEDYDAVVAQLEKSPQEVLQEMLGYMRRPK, encoded by the coding sequence ATGTACTTACCAAAACATTTTTTAGTTGAAGATCCTGTATTGCTGGGTCAACTCATTTCCGAATATCCACTAGCGACGATTGTCGCCAATCTTGATGGTCATTTTGAGATCAATCATCTCCCTTTGATGTTGAGTGTTGATGGAACAAAGTTGTATGGCCATATCGCCAAAATGAACCCCTTAACTAAAGTAGCCAGTAGCAGTAATACATCCGTGACAGCTATTTTTCATGGACCCAATGCTTACGTAACACCCTCTTGGTATCCCTCTAAACAAGAAACCGGAAAAGTAGTCCCTACTTGGAACTATGCGACAGTTCATGCAGAAGGCTTCATCAAGCTCATCGATGATCCACAATGGTTGCGCAGTCATGTATCACAAATGACTGATATCCATGAGCCAACTTATCAATCCACTTGGAAGCTTGACGATGCTCCGGAGGAGTATGTTCAAACCATGCTTAAAGCCATCATTGGCATTGAGATTGAAGTTAAAAGTTTGATTGGTAAATTTAAGCTCAGCCAGAACCGCCCGGCGGAAGACTATGATGCTGTAGTAGCTCAATTAGAAAAGTCACCTCAAGAAGTTTTACAAGAAATGCTTGGGTATATGAGGCGCCCCAAATAA
- a CDS encoding FeoA family protein, whose protein sequence is MNLDQVDLGSLYRVSEVNAPKGAPQIKGQLEDIGFLPGEQVAVLRKGLLGKGPYMVRVGASTFALRQSEARMIVVESYTNV, encoded by the coding sequence ATGAATTTAGACCAAGTCGACTTAGGCAGTCTTTATCGCGTCAGTGAAGTAAATGCGCCAAAAGGTGCTCCGCAAATTAAGGGGCAACTGGAAGACATCGGCTTTTTACCTGGTGAACAGGTTGCGGTTTTGCGTAAAGGTTTGCTCGGTAAAGGGCCTTATATGGTCCGAGTGGGGGCTTCCACATTTGCATTGCGCCAATCTGAAGCGCGCATGATTGTGGTCGAGTCGTATACAAATGTCTGA
- a CDS encoding ferrous iron transporter B, which translates to MSESKVHFFSSEPLVALLGNPNCGKTALFNLLTGSRQKVANYSGVTVERKEGRLTLESGKNIRILDLPGAYSLYPRSLDERVTCNVLLGRAEGEKRPDLVICVLSAMNLRRNLRLVLAAKRLGLPCIVVLNMLDIAKRQGLQIDTAALSNELGLPVLTSIGIQSDGANEIKQFLSALDWRNLNALRTGTSDATLENVASHIAHAESDNVQVQRILQNLKLDQIIPDHLSDRLDAVLLHPFFGPVILVALLFCIFQAVFSWATVPMDLIKSAIEYLGGQIVEVLPGGWLRSLIVNGILAGLGGVVIFLPQILILFFFILLLEESGYLPRAAYLLDRVMGSVGLSGRSFIPLLSSFACAIPGIMATRSISNARDRMVTILIAPMMTCSARLPVYALLISAFIPEQKLWAGIDLQGLVLFLLYLAGILGAMAVAWILQRITSEQFRMNALMMELPSYHLPRLGNLAISLWQRAEIFLRRVGGIILLMTVGLWALSSFPFPPEGATGSPIQYSFAGMLGQALAHVFSPIGFNWQISIALVPGMAAREVVVSSLATVYALSSSSVDAADALIPLISSGWSLATALSLLAWFVFAPQCLSTIAAVKRETGGWKIPVIMLSYLFCLAYIASFITYHIASALGLG; encoded by the coding sequence ATGTCTGAATCAAAAGTTCATTTTTTCTCGAGCGAACCACTCGTCGCTTTATTGGGCAATCCCAATTGCGGCAAAACGGCCTTATTTAATCTGTTAACCGGTAGTCGCCAGAAGGTGGCAAATTATTCAGGCGTTACTGTTGAGCGTAAAGAGGGGCGTTTAACACTTGAGTCCGGAAAAAACATTCGTATTTTGGATCTGCCAGGTGCGTATAGTCTTTATCCCAGATCTTTGGATGAGCGTGTTACTTGCAATGTATTGCTTGGTAGGGCAGAGGGTGAGAAACGTCCTGATCTAGTGATTTGCGTATTAAGCGCCATGAATTTGCGCCGTAATTTACGCTTAGTACTAGCTGCTAAACGATTGGGTTTGCCTTGCATCGTTGTTCTCAATATGCTCGATATTGCAAAGCGACAAGGCTTGCAGATTGATACTGCGGCACTCTCTAATGAATTGGGTCTACCCGTGCTGACCAGTATTGGTATTCAATCTGATGGCGCTAATGAGATTAAACAATTTTTGTCCGCACTGGATTGGCGCAATTTAAATGCGTTGCGAACTGGTACAAGTGATGCGACTTTAGAAAACGTTGCTTCCCATATTGCGCATGCTGAGTCAGACAACGTACAAGTTCAAAGAATTTTGCAAAACCTCAAGCTCGATCAAATTATTCCTGATCACTTAAGCGATCGCTTGGATGCGGTATTGCTTCATCCATTCTTTGGCCCTGTTATTTTGGTGGCGCTGTTGTTTTGTATTTTTCAGGCGGTGTTTAGTTGGGCTACTGTACCCATGGATCTTATTAAGTCCGCGATTGAATATTTGGGTGGACAAATTGTCGAAGTGTTGCCAGGTGGATGGTTGCGTAGCTTGATAGTCAATGGCATTTTGGCTGGCTTAGGTGGGGTAGTCATATTCCTGCCACAAATCTTGATTCTGTTCTTCTTTATTCTGTTGCTTGAAGAGTCTGGTTATCTTCCTAGGGCTGCGTATTTATTGGATAGGGTCATGGGATCAGTTGGTTTATCTGGTAGATCTTTTATTCCACTGCTCTCGAGTTTTGCCTGTGCGATTCCAGGGATTATGGCGACTCGAAGCATTTCGAATGCGCGCGATCGTATGGTGACTATCTTAATTGCGCCGATGATGACCTGTTCTGCGCGACTACCTGTCTATGCTTTATTGATTTCTGCGTTTATCCCAGAGCAAAAGTTATGGGCAGGGATTGATTTACAGGGTCTCGTTTTATTTCTTTTATATCTTGCTGGAATTTTGGGTGCGATGGCGGTCGCGTGGATTTTGCAGCGCATTACTAGTGAACAATTTCGGATGAATGCGCTCATGATGGAGTTGCCTAGCTATCACTTGCCGCGTTTAGGTAATTTGGCAATCAGCTTGTGGCAGCGCGCAGAAATATTTTTACGTCGCGTTGGTGGAATCATTTTGTTAATGACTGTTGGCTTATGGGCTTTATCTAGCTTTCCATTTCCTCCTGAGGGTGCAACAGGGTCGCCGATTCAATATAGTTTTGCTGGAATGTTAGGTCAGGCGCTTGCCCATGTATTTTCTCCAATTGGTTTTAACTGGCAAATTAGCATTGCCTTAGTGCCCGGCATGGCGGCTCGTGAAGTGGTGGTGAGTTCATTAGCAACGGTATATGCCTTATCTAGCTCCAGTGTAGATGCGGCAGATGCGCTGATTCCCTTGATCTCGAGCGGTTGGTCCTTGGCTACTGCGCTATCTTTATTGGCTTGGTTTGTATTTGCGCCTCAGTGCTTATCTACTATCGCTGCAGTCAAGCGTGAAACCGGGGGTTGGAAGATTCCCGTCATTATGTTGAGTTACTTGTTCTGCTTGGCCTACATTGCCTCCTTTATCACTTATCACATTGCTAGCGCTCTTGGCTTGGGGTAG
- a CDS encoding cytochrome c5 family protein — protein MHCKHFLLLLSCLVGISASNEVVAQSGENTYKQVCVSCHGTGVLNAPKFGDKAKWAPLIAEGQVTLTAHAYFGVRGMPPKGGNPNLSIEGFSDALVYMVNNSGGNWKSPDAKTIAAINKEVEARKAGLNKK, from the coding sequence ATGCATTGCAAACACTTTTTATTATTACTGTCATGTCTTGTCGGAATTTCTGCATCAAATGAGGTCGTAGCTCAATCTGGTGAGAATACCTATAAGCAAGTCTGTGTTAGTTGCCATGGCACAGGTGTATTAAATGCCCCTAAATTTGGCGATAAAGCAAAGTGGGCGCCTTTAATAGCAGAGGGCCAGGTGACTTTGACTGCCCACGCCTATTTTGGTGTTCGCGGAATGCCCCCTAAGGGTGGTAACCCCAACCTTAGCATTGAAGGTTTTTCGGATGCATTGGTTTATATGGTGAATAACTCAGGTGGTAATTGGAAGTCACCAGATGCGAAAACAATCGCTGCCATCAATAAAGAAGTGGAAGCTAGAAAAGCGGGGCTTAATAAGAAGTAA